From the Malaclemys terrapin pileata isolate rMalTer1 chromosome 13, rMalTer1.hap1, whole genome shotgun sequence genome, one window contains:
- the LOC128848214 gene encoding olfactory receptor 5V1-like, translated as MKNQTMPTEFILLGFHNIQGLRFLLSWVISIIYIFTILGNMLIIFLSFVEPHLQTPMYFFLGNLSLLDVCQTTTTLPQMLVHLLSGRSSISYARCAAQLYFFLFFVGAECVLLATMAYDRYVAICKPLRYTLLMNRKFCVLLVSVSWLSGILNAALHTFLTIRLPFCEANEVNYFYCDIPPLLSLSCGDISFNVTMILVSSIFLGWSPTLCIGLSYGYIVSRILKIHSSEGRSKAFSTCVSHLTAVLLYYGSSIFTYVRPLSSYSLDNDRLISLLYSIITPMLNPLIYTLRNKDVKRAMKKILVKKMFF; from the coding sequence ATGAAGAATCAAACCATGCCAACTGAATTCATCCTTCTTGGATTTCATAATATTCAGGGGTTACGTTTCCTACTCTCTTGGGTCATCTCCATCATCTACATCTTCACCATCTTGGGGAACATgctcatcatcttcctctccttcgTGGAACCACATCTCCAAACCCcaatgtacttcttcctgggaaACCTCTCCCTCCTAGACGTCTGCCAGACCACCACCACTCTCCCCCAGATGCTGGTACACCTGCTCTCAGGCAGGAGCAGTATCTCCTATGCAAGGTGTGCAGCACAACTCTacttcttcctcttttttgtgGGTGCTGAGTGTGTTTTGCTGGCCACCATGGCATATGATCGCTACGTGGCCATATGCAAACCCCTACGCTACACGCTGCTCATGAACAGGAAGTTTTGTGTTCTGCTGGTATCGGTCTCCTGGCTGAGTGGCATACTCAATGCAGCCTTGCACACATTCCTCACCATCCGCCTGCCCTTCTGTGAGGCCAACGAGGTCAACTACTTCTACTGTGACATCCCACCCCTGCTGTCTCTTTCCTGTGGAGACATCTCATTCAATGTCACCATGATACTGGTATCGAGCATTTTCTTGGGGTGGAGCCCCACCCTGTGCATTGGACTTTCATATGGATACATTGTTTCAAGGATACTGAAGATACATTCCAGTGAGGGGAGGAGCAAGGCCTTCTCCACCTGTGTGTCGCATCTCACTGCAGTTCTGCTCTACTATGGGAGTAGTATCTTCACCTATGTTAGACCCCTCTCTAGTTACTCATTGGATAATGACAGGTTAATCTCCCTGCTGTACAGCATCATCACCCCCATGTTAAACCCATTGATCTATACTCTGAGGAACAAGGATGTGAAGAGAGCCATGAAAAAGATCCTTGTGAAGAAAATGTTCTTCTAA